The Hemibagrus wyckioides isolate EC202008001 linkage group LG25, SWU_Hwy_1.0, whole genome shotgun sequence genome has a segment encoding these proteins:
- the ubr7 gene encoding putative E3 ubiquitin-protein ligase UBR7 isoform X2 gives MAAAEGEEATVSLVDVLEEDEELEQEASAVLGGSDSEKCSYPEGYVKRQALYACNTCTPKGGEAAGICLACSYKCHEGHELFELYTKRNFRCDCGNEKFGEMECRLFPKEKTNCGNKYTHNFFGLYCTCERPYPDPEDEVADEMIQCVVCEDWLHGRHLGCVVPECVELQEMICESCMNKSQFLWIYAAHLAVPPTVKVCKEEEESGRVEVEHDEEEKKTEVKSLLNEKVEACEQVEACEQVEVNGTSGCKRKLQELEAEGSGCRFQEMKLSGKSRVQQGAVFWPAAWRTKLCSCQHCKSVFVEGGVSFLLDETDTVLAYETKGKTTEQANGGEARDPLMSALNNLNRVQQLEIIHEYNDMKTELKDYLQRFAAEGKVVTPEDIRHFFEEQQSRKRRRANAGQYYCS, from the exons ATGGCGGCGGCCGAGGGAGAGGAGGCGACCGTGTCTCtggtggatgtgctggaggaggatgaggagctgGAGCAGGAAGCCTCGGCTGTGCTCGGAGGCAGTGACTCGGAGAAATGCTCATATCCCGAG GGGTATGTGAAGCGTCAGGCTCTGTACGCGTGTAACACCTGCACACCTAAAGGAGGAGAAGCAGCAGGAATCTGTCTCGCCTGTTCATACAAGTGTCATGAAGGTCACGAACTCTTCGAGCTCTACACCAAGAG GAATTTCCGGTGTGACTGTGGGAATGAGAAGTTTGGAGAGATGGAGTGCAGGTTATTCCCG AAAGAGAAGACTAACTGTGGGAATAAATACACTCACAATTTCTTCGGGCTGTACTGCACGTGTGAGAGGCCGTACCCTGACCCAGAGGACGAG gttgcTGATGAGATGAtccagtgtgtggtgtgtgaggacTGGCTGCATGGCCGG cacctGGGCTGTGTGGTCCCGGAGTGTGTGGAACTTCAGGAGATGATCTGTGAGTCCTGTATGAATAAATCTCAGTTCCTGTGGATCTATGCTGCTCACCTTGCCG TGCCTCCTAcagtgaaggtgtgtaaagaagaggaggagagtggcagagtggaggtggagcatgatgaagaggagaagaaaacagaAGTCAAGAGCTTGCTGaatgaaaag GTGGAGGCGTGTGAGCAGGTGGAGGCATGTGAGCAGGTGGAGGTGAACGGGACGTCCGGCTGTAAGAGGAAGCTGCAGGAGCTGGAGGCTGAAGGTTCAGGATGCAGGTTTCAGGAGATGAAGTTGTCAGGAAAGAGTCGGGTTCAGCAGGGAGCTGTGTTCTGGCCCGCGGCCTGGCGCACTAAACTCTGTTCCTGTCAACACTgtaag agtgtgtttgtggagggCGGAGTCTCCTTCCTGTTGGACGAGACAGACACAGTGCTCGCCTACGAGACCAAGGGCAAAACCACAGAGCAGGCGAACGGAGGCGAGGCTCGAGACCCGCTCATGTCTGCGCTCAACAACCTGAACCGTGTTCAGCAGCTCGAGATCAttcatg AGTATAACGACATGAAGACGGAGCTGAAGGATTACTTACAGAGGTTTGCAGCAGAGGGAAAG GTGGTGACTCCGGAAGACATCCGTCACTTCTTTGAAGAGCAGCAGAGTCGCAAAAGACGGAGAGCCAACGCCGGGCAGTACTACTGCAGCTGA
- the ubr7 gene encoding putative E3 ubiquitin-protein ligase UBR7 isoform X1: MAAAEGEEATVSLVDVLEEDEELEQEASAVLGGSDSEKCSYPEGYVKRQALYACNTCTPKGGEAAGICLACSYKCHEGHELFELYTKRNFRCDCGNEKFGEMECRLFPEKEKTNCGNKYTHNFFGLYCTCERPYPDPEDEVADEMIQCVVCEDWLHGRHLGCVVPECVELQEMICESCMNKSQFLWIYAAHLAVPPTVKVCKEEEESGRVEVEHDEEEKKTEVKSLLNEKVEACEQVEACEQVEVNGTSGCKRKLQELEAEGSGCRFQEMKLSGKSRVQQGAVFWPAAWRTKLCSCQHCKSVFVEGGVSFLLDETDTVLAYETKGKTTEQANGGEARDPLMSALNNLNRVQQLEIIHEYNDMKTELKDYLQRFAAEGKVVTPEDIRHFFEEQQSRKRRRANAGQYYCS; this comes from the exons ATGGCGGCGGCCGAGGGAGAGGAGGCGACCGTGTCTCtggtggatgtgctggaggaggatgaggagctgGAGCAGGAAGCCTCGGCTGTGCTCGGAGGCAGTGACTCGGAGAAATGCTCATATCCCGAG GGGTATGTGAAGCGTCAGGCTCTGTACGCGTGTAACACCTGCACACCTAAAGGAGGAGAAGCAGCAGGAATCTGTCTCGCCTGTTCATACAAGTGTCATGAAGGTCACGAACTCTTCGAGCTCTACACCAAGAG GAATTTCCGGTGTGACTGTGGGAATGAGAAGTTTGGAGAGATGGAGTGCAGGTTATTCCCG GAGAAAGAGAAGACTAACTGTGGGAATAAATACACTCACAATTTCTTCGGGCTGTACTGCACGTGTGAGAGGCCGTACCCTGACCCAGAGGACGAG gttgcTGATGAGATGAtccagtgtgtggtgtgtgaggacTGGCTGCATGGCCGG cacctGGGCTGTGTGGTCCCGGAGTGTGTGGAACTTCAGGAGATGATCTGTGAGTCCTGTATGAATAAATCTCAGTTCCTGTGGATCTATGCTGCTCACCTTGCCG TGCCTCCTAcagtgaaggtgtgtaaagaagaggaggagagtggcagagtggaggtggagcatgatgaagaggagaagaaaacagaAGTCAAGAGCTTGCTGaatgaaaag GTGGAGGCGTGTGAGCAGGTGGAGGCATGTGAGCAGGTGGAGGTGAACGGGACGTCCGGCTGTAAGAGGAAGCTGCAGGAGCTGGAGGCTGAAGGTTCAGGATGCAGGTTTCAGGAGATGAAGTTGTCAGGAAAGAGTCGGGTTCAGCAGGGAGCTGTGTTCTGGCCCGCGGCCTGGCGCACTAAACTCTGTTCCTGTCAACACTgtaag agtgtgtttgtggagggCGGAGTCTCCTTCCTGTTGGACGAGACAGACACAGTGCTCGCCTACGAGACCAAGGGCAAAACCACAGAGCAGGCGAACGGAGGCGAGGCTCGAGACCCGCTCATGTCTGCGCTCAACAACCTGAACCGTGTTCAGCAGCTCGAGATCAttcatg AGTATAACGACATGAAGACGGAGCTGAAGGATTACTTACAGAGGTTTGCAGCAGAGGGAAAG GTGGTGACTCCGGAAGACATCCGTCACTTCTTTGAAGAGCAGCAGAGTCGCAAAAGACGGAGAGCCAACGCCGGGCAGTACTACTGCAGCTGA
- the LOC131345560 gene encoding uncharacterized protein LOC131345560 — translation MDEKSHNPESGDNQQQASALLNQVADEMFAGDQYCILYTVDTSTPQLHEVSSHDACSISSLENSEDDYVPESSYSSSDTSACSHTISCTKKKAETKKNLSLSPTTGLSSAIAGSEAEVGQSSSVLVRGISKTSKKPRVYDKKQYCLFCSKPLSKMARHLEQVHSTESEVAKALSFPKGSKERKNLLDHLRNRGNFAHNAEVVQSGKDDLVPCKKPRKDCDSKTFVHCSNCQGLFARKYLWCHMKRCELSKNVKSHPKPGKNRVLSQNAYMGPAPPGTSAGLWKLLSNMTYDSVLLAINSDFYIRRLGECFYNRVGSDISKHEYIRQKMREVGRLLITAREVTPLRKMEDFIDPANFMYVITAVRKSSGYDEEKCTFQRPSLALKLGHSLQKIASLVSFQAMMDRDSERAEKARNFSEMYMARWSELISSHALRTQREVKWNASLVLPFTEDVKMLHLFLDQKQEEYFQSLSKDASTKNWSQLAKIALAQTILFNRRREGEVSKMPLKAFISRNADDLHEDIALALSELEKKLCNHFTRIEIRGKRGRKVPVLLTPVMQKNMELLVEKRENCGIPSENIYMFARPAALSHFRGSDCLREFATECGARNPKALSSTKLRKHIATLSNVLNLNNTELDQLADFLGHDVRVHREYYRLPEGTLQLAKISKILMALETGRLGEFTGKNLDDIDIDPNEAVFVQSSDFSRDLSGTENESDDDLGADLHLEPSPKQAHETSADQAAEPTSSTSVPKACTTQPTPTPPLRHSPHLRLPPGHSTTPPPTPSRPIKRAHPPVGSACHAHFVPCPSTYLDMTTPHPLPTYPVPPSLLHPLTPPNPPT, via the exons atggatgaaaaaagtcataatcCAGAATCTGGAGATAATCAGCAGCAGGCATCTGCACTCCTAAATCAG GTAGCAGATGAAATGTTTGCTGGTGAccaatactgtatactgtatactgtggaTACAAGCACTCCTCAG cTTCATGAGGTAAGCAGCCATGATGCCTGTTCCATCAGTAGTTTGGAAAACAGTGAAGATGACTATGTCCCTGAGTCTTCATATAGTAGCTCAGATACAAGTGCCTGCAGTCATACAATTTCATGTACTAAAAAGAAAgctgaaactaaaaaaaatctttcactcAGTCCTACTACTGGTCTGTCCAGTGCTATAGCTGGCAGTGAAGCTGAAGTTGGGCAGTCAAGCTCGGTTTTGGTCAGAGGAATTTCAAAGACATCTAAAAAACCAAGAGTGTATGACAAGAAACAGTACTGTTTGTTTTGCAGCAAACCACTATCAAAAATGGCAAGACATTTAGAGCAGGTTCATAGCACAGAGTCAGAAGTTGCGAAAGCTTTGAGTTTTCCAAAAGGttcaaaagaaaggaaaaacttGCTAGATCACTTAAGGAATAGAGGGAATTTTGCTCATAATGCAGAGGTTGTACAGTCTGGAAAAGATGATCTTGTACCTTGTAAGAAGCCGAGAAAAGATTGTGACTCCAAAACCTTTGTGCACTGCTCCAACTGTCAAGGACTCTTTGCTAGGAAGTATCTTTGGTGTCATATGAAACGATGTGAGCTGAGTAAAAATGTTAAATCCCATCCCAAACCAGGAAAGAACAGGGTGCTTTCACAAAATGCTTACATGGGACCTGCACCTCCTGGAACTAGTGCTGGCCTGTGGAAACTGTTAAGTAATATGACCTATGACAGTGTGCTGCTTGCTATTAATTCGGACTTCTATATCAGAAGATTGGGGGAGTGTTTTTACAACAGAGTAGGCTCAGATATCAGCAAGCATGAATATATTCGACAGAAAATGAGGGAAGTTGGAAGATTACTAATTACAGCGAGGGAAGTTACACCCTTGCGTAAAATGGAGGATTTTATTGACCCAGCTAACTTTATGTATGTCATAACAGCTGTTCGAAAATCCAGTGGTTATGATGAAGAAAAGTGCACATTTCAACGACCATCCCTCGCATTAAAGCTTGGTCATAGTTTACAGAAGATTGCTTCTTTGGTTTCATTTCAAGCAATGATGGATCGAGACAGTGAAAGAGCAGAAAAAGCACGCAACTTTTCAGAAATGTATATGGCAAGATGGAGCGAGCTGATATCATCACATGCACTCCGGACTCAGAGAGAAGTTAAGTGGAATGCTTCACTTGTTCTTCCTTTTACTGAGGATGTGAAAATGTTACATTTGTTTCTTGACCAAAAGCAAGAAGAGTACTTTCAGAGTTTATCCAAAGATGCTTCCACCAAGAATTGGTCACAGCTTGCTAAGATTGCTCTGGCTCAGACTATCCTCTTTAATCGGAGAAGAGAGGGTGAGGTCTCAAAAATGCCATTAAAGGCATTTATCAGCAGAAATGCAGATGACTTGCATGAGGATATTGCTCTTGCACTTTCTGAGCTTGAAAAGAAACTCTGCAATCATTTTACCCGAATTGAAATTCGTGGAAAGAGAGGACGAAAGGTTCCGGTTCTTTTAACACctgtaatgcaaaaaaatatggAGCTTCTtgtagagaaaagagaaaattgtgGTATTCCATCCGAAAACATTTACATGTTTGCACGTCCCGCAGCATTGTCTCATTTTAGGGGATCAGATTGCCTTAGAGAATTTGCAACAGAATGTGGAGCAAGGAATCCAAAGGCACTTTCTTCGACTAAGCTGCGTAAACACATAGCAACATTGTCCAATGTTCTGAACCTCAATAATACAGAATTGGACCAGCTAGCTGACTTTTTAGGGCATGATGTGCGAGTACACAGGGAATATTACAGACTTCCAGAAGGCACTCTACAGCTGGCCAAGATCAGCAAAATTTTGATGGCATTAGAGACAGGAAGACTTGGGGAGTTCACTGGAAAGAACCTAGATGACATTGACATTGATCCAAATG AGGCAGTATTTGTTCAGAGTTCAGATTTCTCAAGGGATTTATCAGGAACAGAGAATGAATCAGATGATG ATCTTGGAGCAGACCTACACTTAGAACCATCCCCAAAGCAAGCCCATGAAACCTCAGCTGACCAAGCAGCTGAACCAACCAGTTCCACATCAGTTCCCAAAG CCTGTACCACGCAGCCCACCCCTACCCCCCCGCTCCGACACAGCCCACACCTTCGCCTGCCTCCTGGCCACAGCACGACACCACCGCCCACCCCCTCCAGACCTATCAAGCGTGCCCACCCTCCGGTGGGTTCCGCCTGTCACGCACACTTCGTTCCCTGCCCCTCCACCTACCTAGACAtgaccaccccccaccccctcccgACCTACCCGGTCCCACCCAGTCTACTGCACCCTCTCACCCCGCCGAATCCAccgacctga